In one Bordetella pertussis 18323 genomic region, the following are encoded:
- the ugpB gene encoding sn-glycerol-3-phosphate ABC transporter substrate-binding protein UgpB: MRSQRLALTFAAVMAALAGASAHAATEIQFWHSMEGALGDRVNGLVEEFNKQNADYQIKAVYKGNYGESMNAGIAAFRAGNAPDILQVFEVGTATMMYAKGAIKPVQQMSEEVGDPIDPKQFIGAVAGYYSSPEGKLVSMPFNSSTVVFYYNKDAFKKAGLDADKPPKTWEELAAVGQKLKAAGQECGYTTSWPSWVQLETFSAWHNVPYATKDNGFAGLDARLAVDTPLHVRHLDNLAKLAKEGIFMYGGRGDEPNSLFISGKCAMITGSSGLRANIAKNAKFEFGTSTLPYYSDVQGAPQNTIIGGASLWVFANKKPETYKGVTKFFKFLASPEIAARWHQQTGYVPVTKAAYELTQKQGFYDKNPGTDVGVKQLNVETTAQSRGLRLGYLPQIREIEDAEIERIVAGKVPAKDGLQSIVKRGNELLEKFEKSVK; the protein is encoded by the coding sequence ATGAGATCCCAACGTCTAGCGCTCACTTTCGCCGCCGTCATGGCCGCGCTCGCCGGTGCCTCGGCGCACGCCGCCACTGAAATCCAGTTCTGGCACTCGATGGAAGGCGCGCTCGGCGATCGCGTCAACGGCCTGGTCGAGGAGTTCAACAAGCAGAACGCCGACTACCAGATCAAGGCGGTCTACAAGGGCAACTACGGCGAATCGATGAACGCCGGCATCGCGGCCTTTCGCGCCGGCAACGCGCCGGACATCCTGCAAGTGTTCGAAGTCGGCACCGCCACCATGATGTACGCCAAGGGCGCCATCAAGCCGGTGCAGCAGATGTCCGAGGAAGTGGGCGACCCCATCGATCCCAAGCAATTCATCGGCGCGGTCGCGGGGTACTACTCGTCGCCCGAGGGCAAGCTGGTATCCATGCCCTTCAACAGCTCCACCGTGGTGTTCTACTACAACAAGGACGCCTTCAAGAAGGCCGGCCTGGACGCCGACAAACCGCCCAAGACCTGGGAAGAGCTGGCCGCCGTCGGCCAGAAGCTGAAGGCAGCCGGCCAGGAATGCGGCTACACCACCTCCTGGCCGTCCTGGGTGCAGCTGGAGACCTTCTCGGCCTGGCACAACGTGCCCTATGCCACCAAGGACAACGGCTTCGCCGGCCTGGACGCCCGCCTGGCGGTCGACACGCCCCTGCACGTGCGCCATCTCGACAACCTCGCCAAGCTGGCCAAGGAAGGCATCTTCATGTACGGCGGGCGCGGCGACGAGCCCAACTCGCTGTTCATCAGCGGCAAGTGCGCCATGATCACCGGCTCGAGCGGCCTGCGCGCCAACATCGCCAAGAACGCCAAGTTCGAGTTCGGCACCTCGACCCTGCCCTACTACAGCGACGTGCAGGGCGCGCCGCAGAACACCATCATCGGCGGCGCCTCGCTGTGGGTCTTCGCCAACAAGAAACCCGAGACCTACAAGGGCGTGACCAAGTTCTTCAAGTTCCTGGCCAGCCCCGAGATCGCCGCCCGCTGGCACCAGCAGACCGGCTACGTGCCGGTGACCAAGGCCGCCTACGAACTGACGCAGAAGCAGGGCTTCTACGACAAGAATCCCGGCACCGACGTCGGCGTCAAGCAGCTGAACGTGGAAACCACCGCGCAGTCGCGCGGCCTGCGCCTGGGCTACCTGCCGCAGATCCGCGAGATCGAGGACGCCGAGATCGAACGCATCGTCGCGGGCAAGGTGCCGGCCAAGGACGGCCTGCAGAGCATCGTCAAGCGCGGCAACGAGCTGCTGGAGAAGTTCGAGAAAAGTGTAAAGTAG
- the ugpA gene encoding sn-glycerol-3-phosphate ABC transporter permease UgpA — MEKRVVFGHKTLPYLLLAPQIIITIVFFFLPAGQAMWQSLRLEDAFGLSSEFVGLANFADLFSQQSYLDSFRVTAVFSALVAFVGLAVSLLLAVMADRVLRGAGLYKTLLIWPYAVAPAVVGVLWLFLFSPSVGILAVALNGMGVNWNPRLDGDQALILVLIAAVWKQISYNFLFFLAGLQSIPRSLIEAAAIDGASPARRFWTIVFPLLSPTTFFLLVVNIIYAFFDTFAVIDTTTQGGPGTATSILVYKVYSDGFRGLDLGSSAAQSVVLMAIVVALTVLQFRYIDRKVQY; from the coding sequence ATGGAAAAACGCGTCGTATTCGGCCACAAGACACTGCCCTACCTGCTGCTGGCGCCGCAGATCATCATCACCATCGTCTTCTTCTTCCTGCCGGCGGGCCAGGCCATGTGGCAATCCCTGCGCCTGGAAGATGCCTTCGGACTGTCGTCGGAGTTCGTCGGGCTGGCCAACTTCGCCGACCTGTTCTCGCAGCAAAGCTATCTGGACTCCTTCCGCGTCACCGCCGTGTTCTCGGCGCTGGTGGCCTTCGTCGGGCTGGCGGTCTCGCTGCTGCTGGCCGTGATGGCCGACCGCGTGCTGCGCGGCGCCGGCCTGTACAAGACCCTGCTCATCTGGCCCTACGCCGTGGCGCCGGCGGTAGTGGGCGTGCTGTGGCTGTTCCTGTTCTCGCCTTCGGTCGGCATCCTGGCCGTGGCGCTCAACGGCATGGGCGTGAACTGGAACCCCCGCCTCGATGGCGACCAGGCCCTCATCCTGGTGCTGATCGCCGCGGTGTGGAAGCAGATCTCGTACAACTTCCTGTTCTTCCTGGCCGGGCTGCAATCGATCCCGCGCTCGCTGATCGAGGCGGCCGCCATCGACGGCGCCTCACCCGCGCGCCGCTTCTGGACCATCGTGTTTCCCCTGCTCTCGCCCACCACCTTCTTCCTGCTGGTGGTCAATATCATCTACGCGTTCTTCGATACGTTCGCGGTCATCGACACGACCACGCAGGGCGGCCCCGGCACGGCCACTTCCATCCTGGTCTACAAGGTCTACAGCGACGGCTTCCGCGGGCTGGACCTGGGCTCCTCGGCGGCGCAGTCCGTCGTGCTGATGGCCATCGTGGTGGCGCTCACCGTGCTGCAGTTCCGCTACATCGACCGCAAGGTCCAGTATTGA
- the ugpE gene encoding sn-glycerol-3-phosphate ABC transporter permease UgpE, protein MVERRPWLDILAHFILLCGVALVAFPIYVTFVASTQTAQEVASAPMSLIPGKHFVDNYMQALFAGSGGGSYGAPVGRMMYVSLIMALAISLGKIAISLLSAFAVVYFRFPGRMFFFWMIFVTLMLPVEVRIAPTYKVVADLGLLNSYAGLTLPLIASATATFLFRQFFLTVPDELVEAARIDGAGPMRFFRDVLLPLSRTSIAALFVIQFIYGWNQYLWPLLITTQEDMYPVVIGIKRMISGGDSVTEWNITMATAILAMIPPALVVILMQKWFVKGLVDTEK, encoded by the coding sequence ATGGTAGAACGTCGTCCCTGGCTGGACATCCTGGCCCACTTCATCCTGCTGTGCGGGGTGGCGCTGGTGGCCTTCCCGATATACGTCACCTTCGTGGCTTCCACGCAGACGGCGCAGGAAGTCGCCTCGGCGCCCATGTCGCTGATTCCCGGCAAGCATTTCGTCGACAACTACATGCAGGCGCTGTTCGCCGGTTCGGGCGGCGGCTCGTACGGCGCGCCGGTGGGCCGCATGATGTATGTAAGCCTGATCATGGCGCTGGCGATCTCGCTGGGCAAGATCGCCATCTCGCTGCTGTCGGCGTTCGCGGTGGTGTATTTCCGCTTCCCCGGCCGCATGTTCTTCTTCTGGATGATCTTCGTCACGCTGATGCTGCCCGTGGAGGTGCGCATCGCGCCCACCTACAAGGTGGTGGCCGACCTGGGCCTGCTCAACAGCTACGCCGGCCTGACGCTGCCGCTGATCGCCTCGGCCACGGCCACCTTCCTGTTCCGCCAGTTCTTCCTGACCGTGCCCGACGAACTGGTCGAGGCCGCGCGCATCGACGGCGCCGGCCCGATGCGGTTCTTCCGCGACGTGCTGCTGCCGCTGTCGCGCACCAGCATCGCGGCCCTGTTCGTGATCCAGTTCATCTATGGCTGGAACCAGTACCTGTGGCCGCTGCTGATCACCACCCAGGAAGACATGTATCCCGTGGTCATCGGCATCAAGCGCATGATCAGCGGGGGCGACAGCGTCACCGAATGGAATATCACCATGGCCACCGCGATCCTGGCCATGATCCCGCCCGCGCTGGTGGTCATCCTGATGCAGAAATGGTTCGTCAAGGGCCTGGTCGACACCGAGAAGTAA
- a CDS encoding sn-glycerol-3-phosphate import ATP-binding protein UgpC: protein MATLSFRNVKKTYAGNVPVIHGIDMDVADGEFIVIVGPSGCGKSTLMRMVAGLETVTEGEILIDDKVVNTLEPAERDIAMVFQNYALYPHMSVFDNMAYGLKIRRLPKDEIRKRVEAAAQILELGKLLDRRPRALSGGQRQRVAMGRAIVREPKVFLFDEPLSNLDAKLRVAMRLEILKLHRRLNTTSLYVTHDQVEAMTLAHRMVVMYQGVPEQIGTPMEVFEKPASTFVAGFIGSPPMNLLEVAVGGDGIVHTSDGIALDISPLAVPQQVRGRKVVMGLRPEHMLLNAQGLAAEIEMVETLGSEQLVHGRCGKHMVVVRCSTRQFSETPARVGDTLTIGPDGRHPLHWFEADTGRRVEGL from the coding sequence ATGGCTACTCTCAGCTTTCGCAACGTCAAGAAAACCTATGCCGGCAACGTGCCGGTGATCCACGGCATCGACATGGACGTCGCCGATGGCGAGTTCATCGTCATCGTCGGCCCGTCGGGCTGCGGCAAATCCACCCTGATGCGCATGGTGGCCGGCCTGGAAACCGTCACCGAGGGCGAGATCCTCATCGACGACAAGGTCGTCAACACGCTGGAGCCGGCCGAGCGCGATATCGCCATGGTGTTCCAGAACTATGCGCTCTACCCGCACATGAGCGTGTTCGACAACATGGCCTACGGCCTGAAGATCCGCAGGCTGCCCAAGGACGAGATCCGCAAGCGCGTCGAGGCCGCCGCGCAGATCCTCGAGCTGGGCAAGCTGCTGGACCGGCGCCCGCGCGCCCTGTCCGGCGGCCAGCGCCAGCGCGTGGCCATGGGCCGCGCCATCGTGCGCGAACCCAAGGTATTCCTGTTCGACGAGCCGCTGTCCAACCTGGACGCCAAGCTGCGCGTGGCGATGCGGCTGGAAATCCTCAAGCTGCATCGCCGCCTGAACACCACCAGCCTGTACGTCACGCACGACCAGGTCGAGGCCATGACGCTGGCGCACCGCATGGTGGTGATGTACCAGGGCGTGCCCGAGCAGATCGGCACACCGATGGAGGTGTTCGAGAAGCCGGCCTCGACCTTCGTGGCGGGCTTCATCGGCTCGCCGCCCATGAATCTGCTGGAAGTCGCCGTGGGCGGCGACGGCATCGTGCATACCAGCGATGGCATCGCGCTCGACATTTCGCCGCTGGCCGTGCCGCAGCAGGTGCGCGGCCGCAAGGTCGTCATGGGCCTGCGTCCCGAGCACATGCTGCTCAACGCGCAGGGCCTGGCCGCCGAAATCGAAATGGTCGAGACACTGGGCTCCGAGCAACTCGTCCATGGCCGCTGCGGCAAGCACATGGTGGTGGTGCGCTGCAGCACCCGCCAGTTTTCCGAGACGCCCGCCCGGGTCGGCGACACGCTGACCATCGGCCCCGACGGCCGCCACCCCCTGCACTGGTTCGAGGCCGATACCGGCCGCCGCGTCGAAGGGCTCTGA
- a CDS encoding branched-chain amino acid ABC transporter substrate-binding protein, with product MNKAFRFTPVIAALGMAAGIAMSAGAHAQTIKIAVVGPTTGQVTQYGDMVREGVDTAIERINATGGVNGKKLEAVVIDDGCEPKQGPVAANRVVNDKIGFVVGHVCSGATIAATEIYNNEGVVMVTPSATSPAVTDGKNYEFIFRTIGRDDQQGPAAAKFILEKIKPKTVAVIHDKQSYGQGIATAVKDTLEKNGTKVVIFEGINAGDSDYSAVITKLKAAKVDFVYYGGYHPEMGLLLRQGAEQGLDAKFMGPEGVGNPDINAIAGPAVEGMLLTLPADFTLNPVNAEIVKAFKDKKRDASGAFQLTAYAATQVIADGIKGAGSEDPTKVAQYLHANSFQTPIGKTSWNKQGDLNAFEFEVFTWHKDGSKTSYK from the coding sequence ATGAACAAGGCATTTCGTTTCACGCCGGTGATCGCGGCGCTGGGCATGGCGGCAGGTATCGCCATGTCGGCCGGCGCCCACGCGCAGACGATCAAGATCGCCGTGGTCGGCCCCACCACCGGCCAGGTCACCCAGTATGGGGACATGGTGCGCGAGGGCGTGGATACGGCGATCGAGCGTATCAACGCCACCGGCGGCGTCAACGGCAAGAAGCTGGAGGCCGTGGTCATCGATGACGGCTGCGAACCGAAGCAGGGCCCGGTGGCCGCCAACCGCGTGGTCAACGACAAGATCGGCTTCGTGGTGGGCCACGTATGCTCGGGCGCGACCATCGCCGCCACCGAGATCTACAACAATGAAGGCGTGGTCATGGTGACGCCTTCGGCCACCTCGCCGGCGGTCACCGACGGCAAGAACTACGAGTTCATCTTCCGTACCATCGGCCGCGACGACCAGCAGGGCCCGGCGGCGGCCAAGTTCATCCTGGAGAAGATCAAGCCCAAGACGGTGGCCGTGATCCACGACAAGCAGTCGTACGGCCAGGGCATCGCCACCGCCGTCAAGGACACGCTGGAGAAGAACGGCACCAAGGTCGTCATCTTCGAAGGCATCAACGCCGGCGACAGCGATTATTCGGCGGTGATCACCAAGCTGAAGGCCGCCAAGGTCGACTTCGTGTACTACGGCGGCTATCACCCCGAGATGGGCCTGCTGCTGCGCCAGGGCGCCGAGCAGGGCCTGGATGCCAAGTTCATGGGGCCGGAAGGCGTGGGCAACCCGGACATCAACGCCATCGCCGGTCCCGCCGTCGAAGGCATGCTGCTGACCTTGCCGGCCGACTTCACGCTCAACCCGGTCAACGCCGAGATCGTCAAGGCGTTCAAGGACAAGAAGCGCGACGCCAGCGGCGCGTTCCAGCTGACCGCCTACGCGGCCACGCAGGTGATCGCCGACGGCATCAAGGGCGCCGGCAGCGAGGATCCCACCAAGGTGGCCCAGTACCTGCACGCCAACAGTTTCCAGACGCCGATCGGCAAGACCTCGTGGAACAAGCAGGGCGACTTGAACGCGTTCGAGTTCGAGGTGTTCACCTGGCACAAGGACGGCAGCAAGACGTCGTACAAGTAA
- a CDS encoding RBBP9/YdeN family alpha/beta hydrolase, with amino-acid sequence MRLQPIIVPGWQGSGPGHWQTHWSRTLPHAVRLQQRDWHQPQRAEWVAALAAAVDAAPTPVLLVAHSLGCLVSAALPIALRAKVAGALLVAPADVERPGAPAAIAAFGPVPRQSLPYQSVVIASDDDPYCRLERARQFAQDWGSRLVVLQGAGHINADSQLGAWPQGLKQLAALRRRACWRISPPAEKIPPVPAGIMAPPRYG; translated from the coding sequence ATGAGACTCCAACCCATCATCGTCCCCGGATGGCAAGGTTCCGGCCCCGGACACTGGCAGACGCACTGGAGCCGCACGCTGCCGCATGCCGTGCGGCTGCAGCAACGCGACTGGCACCAGCCGCAGCGCGCCGAATGGGTCGCGGCCCTGGCCGCCGCCGTCGACGCCGCGCCCACGCCGGTGCTGCTGGTCGCCCATAGCCTGGGCTGCTTGGTCAGCGCGGCGCTGCCGATCGCGCTGCGCGCCAAGGTGGCGGGCGCCCTGCTGGTGGCGCCGGCCGATGTCGAGCGGCCCGGCGCGCCCGCCGCCATCGCCGCCTTCGGCCCGGTGCCGCGGCAATCGCTGCCTTACCAAAGCGTGGTGATCGCCAGCGACGACGATCCCTACTGCCGGCTGGAGCGCGCGCGCCAGTTCGCCCAGGACTGGGGCAGTCGGCTGGTGGTGCTGCAGGGCGCCGGCCATATCAACGCCGACAGCCAATTGGGCGCATGGCCGCAGGGCTTGAAACAACTGGCCGCGCTGCGCCGGCGCGCCTGCTGGCGCATCAGCCCGCCAGCCGAGAAAATCCCGCCAGTGCCCGCCGGCATCATGGCGCCGCCGCGCTACGGCTAG
- a CDS encoding IS481-like element IS481 family transposase — protein MNTHKHARLTFLRRLEMVQQLIAHQVCVPEAARAYGVTAPTVRKWLGRFLAQGQAGLADASSRPTVSPRAIAPAKALAIVELRRKRLTQARIAQALGVSASTVSRVLARAGLSHLADLEPAEPVVRYEHQAPGDLLHIDIKKLGRIQRPGHRVTGNRRDTVEGAGWDFVFVAIDDHARVAFTDIHPDERFPSAVQFLKDAVAYYQRLGVTIQRLLTDNGSAFRSRAFAALCHELGIKHRFTRPYRPQTNGKAERFIQSALREWAYAHTYQNSQHRADAMKSWLHHYNWHRPHQGIGRAVPISRLNLDEYNLLTVHT, from the coding sequence ATGAACACCCATAAGCATGCCCGATTGACCTTCCTACGTCGACTCGAAATGGTCCAGCAATTGATCGCCCATCAAGTTTGTGTGCCTGAAGCGGCCCGCGCCTATGGGGTCACCGCGCCGACTGTGCGCAAATGGCTGGGCCGCTTCCTGGCTCAGGGCCAGGCGGGCTTGGCCGATGCGTCCTCGCGCCCGACGGTCTCGCCCCGAGCGATTGCGCCGGCCAAGGCGCTGGCTATCGTGGAGCTGCGCCGCAAGCGGCTGACCCAAGCGCGCATCGCCCAGGCGCTGGGCGTGTCAGCCAGCACCGTCAGCCGCGTCCTGGCCCGCGCCGGTCTGTCGCACCTGGCCGACCTGGAGCCGGCCGAGCCGGTGGTGCGCTACGAGCATCAGGCCCCCGGCGATCTGCTGCACATCGACATCAAGAAGCTGGGACGTATCCAGCGCCCTGGCCACCGGGTCACGGGCAACCGACGCGATACCGTTGAGGGGGCCGGCTGGGACTTCGTCTTCGTGGCCATCGATGACCACGCCCGCGTGGCCTTCACCGACATCCACCCCGACGAGCGCTTCCCCAGCGCCGTCCAGTTCCTCAAGGACGCAGTGGCCTACTACCAGCGCCTGGGCGTGACCATCCAGCGCTTGCTCACCGACAATGGCTCGGCCTTTCGCAGCCGCGCCTTCGCCGCGCTGTGCCATGAGCTGGGCATCAAGCACCGCTTTACCCGACCTTACCGCCCACAGACCAATGGCAAGGCCGAACGCTTCATCCAGTCGGCCTTGCGTGAGTGGGCTTACGCTCACACCTACCAGAACTCCCAACACCGAGCCGATGCCATGAAATCCTGGCTACACCACTACAACTGGCATCGACCCCACCAAGGCATCGGGCGCGCTGTACCCATCTCCAGACTCAACCTGGACGAATACAACCTATTGACAGTTCACACCTAG
- a CDS encoding LTA synthase family protein: protein MAETFWLALAPAWAGGLVLSWALEALLRPPVQPPWRRPAWMLLLHAGVWTLLFALELALFRRPHFGAINVLAIEAVLVLVSAAKARVLREPFVYSDFEYFTDALRHPRLYLPFLGWPAALLLACGYGLALWAGLALESSATGARTAAWAAHAAPAPFWGATLALAAAGAALAVLAGHRDAGLTYEADQDLRRLGLVATLWLYGRAERQPWTPAMRSGPFGAAPAAAGAGPLPHLVSVQSESFFDARRVFGTLKPEVLAGLDALRAEALEHGQLEVAAWGANTVRTEFAFLTGLAASALGVHRYNPYRRLRQPQPSLASHLRQRGYRTVCVHPFHASFYGRDRVMPWLGFDEFVHLDAFADAPRAGPYVADAALARYVAERLAGQGSQPLYVHVITMENYGPLHWESVDAADAAAVLDGPLAPGCADLVAYARHLRNADAMFTGLAAAMRGLSRPAGLCVYGDHVPIMAEVYRRLGEPDGRTDYLIWQAGGQGGAAPGLRRVDELAQVFLRHMGLAPPG from the coding sequence GTGGCTGAGACGTTCTGGCTGGCATTGGCGCCCGCCTGGGCCGGCGGACTGGTGCTGTCGTGGGCGCTGGAGGCATTGCTGCGTCCGCCGGTGCAGCCGCCATGGCGGCGGCCGGCCTGGATGCTGCTGCTGCATGCCGGCGTCTGGACCCTGCTGTTCGCGCTCGAGCTGGCCCTGTTTCGCCGGCCGCACTTCGGCGCGATCAACGTATTGGCCATCGAGGCGGTGCTGGTGCTGGTCAGCGCCGCCAAGGCGCGCGTGCTGCGCGAGCCGTTCGTCTACAGCGATTTCGAATACTTCACCGATGCGCTGCGCCATCCGCGCCTGTACCTGCCGTTCCTGGGGTGGCCGGCGGCGCTGCTGCTGGCGTGCGGGTACGGCCTGGCGTTGTGGGCCGGACTGGCGCTGGAGTCCTCGGCTACCGGGGCGCGCACGGCGGCCTGGGCCGCCCATGCTGCGCCGGCCCCGTTCTGGGGCGCCACGCTGGCGCTGGCGGCTGCCGGCGCGGCGCTGGCTGTGCTGGCCGGCCACCGCGACGCCGGGCTGACCTACGAGGCGGATCAGGACTTGCGGCGCCTGGGTCTGGTGGCCACCCTGTGGCTGTATGGAAGGGCCGAGCGCCAGCCTTGGACGCCCGCCATGCGATCCGGTCCGTTCGGCGCGGCGCCCGCGGCGGCAGGCGCCGGCCCGCTGCCGCACCTGGTCAGCGTGCAGAGCGAGTCATTCTTCGACGCGCGGCGCGTGTTCGGGACGCTCAAGCCCGAGGTGCTGGCCGGCCTGGATGCGCTGCGCGCCGAGGCCCTGGAGCACGGCCAGCTCGAGGTGGCGGCCTGGGGCGCCAATACGGTGCGCACCGAATTCGCCTTCCTGACCGGGCTGGCCGCGTCGGCGCTGGGCGTGCACCGCTACAACCCGTACCGGCGCCTGCGCCAGCCGCAGCCCAGCCTGGCCAGCCATCTGCGCCAGCGCGGCTACCGCACGGTGTGCGTGCATCCCTTCCACGCCAGCTTCTACGGCCGTGACCGGGTCATGCCCTGGCTGGGCTTCGACGAGTTCGTGCACCTGGACGCCTTCGCCGACGCGCCGCGCGCCGGGCCCTATGTGGCCGACGCGGCGCTGGCGCGCTACGTGGCCGAGCGGCTGGCCGGGCAGGGCAGCCAGCCGTTGTACGTGCATGTCATCACCATGGAGAACTATGGTCCGCTGCATTGGGAAAGCGTCGACGCGGCCGACGCCGCGGCGGTGCTGGACGGGCCGCTTGCGCCTGGCTGCGCCGACCTGGTGGCGTATGCGCGGCATCTGCGCAATGCCGACGCCATGTTCACCGGACTGGCGGCGGCCATGCGCGGCCTGTCGCGCCCGGCAGGCCTGTGCGTGTATGGCGACCATGTGCCCATCATGGCCGAGGTGTACCGGCGCCTGGGCGAGCCGGACGGCCGTACCGATTACCTGATCTGGCAGGCCGGCGGCCAGGGCGGCGCCGCACCCGGCCTGCGTCGCGTCGACGAGCTGGCGCAGGTGTTCCTGCGGCACATGGGGTTGGCCCCGCCCGGCTAG
- a CDS encoding SDR family NAD(P)-dependent oxidoreductase — translation MRSNWPACVLLTGASGEIGRALALEYAAPGVRLILQGRRLGRLDELVGLCRERGATLSVAAFDIRATERLLAWLEEVNATHPAVSSRLLRWLGYGG, via the coding sequence ATGAGATCGAACTGGCCGGCATGCGTGCTGCTGACCGGCGCCAGCGGCGAGATTGGCCGGGCGCTGGCGCTGGAGTACGCCGCGCCCGGCGTGCGGCTGATCCTGCAAGGCCGGCGCCTGGGGCGGCTCGACGAGCTGGTCGGGCTGTGCCGCGAGCGCGGCGCCACCCTCAGCGTGGCGGCTTTCGACATCCGCGCCACCGAGCGCCTGCTGGCGTGGCTGGAGGAGGTGAACGCTACGCACCCGGCGGTCTCCAGCCGCCTGCTGCGCTGGCTGGGCTACGGTGGCTGA
- a CDS encoding capsule biosynthesis protein translates to MSASFLFLQGVCSPFFDRLGRALRERGHAVRRVNYTVGDAAYWRGGQAYAYRGAAQACGDFYAELLERHAVSDIVLFGDRRPVHRPAVALARASGVRVHVFEEGYFRPHWVTLERGGVNAHSSLPRDPAWYRASAARVPQASPRAFRSPFWLRAWHDVAYHACNAWNPLLFPRYRTHAPHGAAREYAAYVRRALRLRARRAEDARAMADLAARRARFFLLPLQLDSDAQIRDHSPYGDMREVQDAVMASFARHAPPDCLLVVKNHPLDPGFVDQRRVTAETARRHGLQRRVRYLETGHLPGLLAHAAGVVTVNSTVGSAALAAGCATLALSQPIYAMPGLTCQHTLDDFWRDPTPPQAALFAAFQAVVIHATQVNGGFYCAPGIDLAVANAVGRLTAPRSALEELL, encoded by the coding sequence ATGAGCGCCTCGTTCCTGTTCCTGCAGGGCGTCTGCTCGCCGTTCTTCGATCGCCTGGGGCGGGCGCTGCGCGAACGCGGCCATGCGGTGCGCCGCGTCAACTACACGGTGGGCGACGCGGCGTACTGGCGCGGCGGCCAGGCGTACGCTTATCGCGGCGCGGCGCAGGCCTGCGGCGATTTCTACGCCGAATTGCTGGAGCGCCACGCCGTCAGCGACATCGTGCTGTTCGGCGACCGCCGGCCGGTGCATCGGCCGGCGGTCGCGCTGGCCCGCGCGAGCGGCGTGCGCGTGCATGTGTTCGAAGAGGGTTATTTCCGGCCGCACTGGGTGACGCTGGAGCGCGGCGGCGTGAACGCGCATTCGTCGCTGCCGCGCGATCCGGCGTGGTATCGCGCCAGCGCCGCGCGCGTGCCGCAGGCCAGCCCGCGCGCGTTCAGGTCGCCGTTCTGGCTGCGCGCCTGGCACGACGTGGCCTACCACGCATGCAACGCCTGGAACCCGCTGCTGTTTCCGCGCTATCGCACGCACGCGCCGCATGGCGCGGCGCGCGAGTACGCCGCCTATGTGCGGCGGGCCCTGCGCTTGCGCGCCCGGCGCGCCGAGGACGCCCGCGCCATGGCCGACCTGGCGGCGCGGCGCGCGCGCTTCTTCCTGCTGCCGCTGCAGCTGGACAGCGACGCGCAGATCCGCGACCACTCTCCCTACGGCGATATGCGCGAGGTCCAGGATGCGGTGATGGCCTCGTTCGCGCGCCACGCGCCGCCGGACTGCCTGCTGGTGGTCAAGAACCACCCGCTCGATCCGGGCTTCGTCGACCAGCGCCGGGTTACCGCGGAAACCGCCCGGCGCCACGGCCTGCAGCGGCGCGTGCGCTACCTGGAGACCGGGCATCTGCCCGGCTTGCTGGCGCACGCCGCCGGCGTGGTGACGGTCAACAGCACCGTGGGCAGCGCGGCGCTGGCGGCCGGCTGCGCTACGCTGGCGCTGAGCCAGCCCATCTACGCCATGCCGGGACTTACCTGCCAGCACACGCTGGACGATTTCTGGCGCGACCCCACGCCGCCACAGGCGGCCCTGTTCGCCGCGTTCCAGGCCGTGGTGATCCATGCCACCCAGGTCAACGGCGGCTTTTATTGCGCGCCGGGCATCGACCTGGCGGTGGCCAATGCGGTGGGACGCCTGACGGCGCCGCGCTCGGCCCTGGAGGAATTGCTATGA